AGAAAATTCGAGCAGTACTGTAAACGTATTTTCGATGAGTCAAGAAATCCACAACAAATATACTGCATATCCACTATATGCATAAGCGTCTCCTACAAAGCTCGTTTTTCTTATTAGCTGATCGTGGCTTTCGCCTAGTTATTAGCTTTGTACTGGGTGTGTGGATTGCTCGTTTTTATGGCCCTGAAGAATTTGGACAGCTTAATTATGTGTTAGCCACAGCCAGTATTTTTGGTAGCTTATCGTCCATGGGCTTGGATGATATTGTTCCGCGGGATATGGCGGCTTTTAAGCAAAAAGGAATATCACGTGACGATATTGAAAAAACAGCGTTTATTCTGAGACTCATTGGCGGAACCGCCGCCTATCTCTTGGTGCTTGGCCTTATTTTTTATGAGTCTGGGGCATCGCGCCTATTTCTCATCGCTTGTTTGCTGGCCCTATACCTTCCGATTCAGGCGGGTGATGTGTATGAATATCGTTTGCGTGTGGAGGATGAATTTTCAAAAATTGCCTTGAGTAGAAGCATGGCCGCGATACTCGCCAATTTACTTAAAGCCGTAGTGTTGGTATTCACTTTACCGATTGGCTACATTGCTGCTGCGATGACCAGTGAATTTTTGATGACCACGACTTTTTTTAAATTGATTTTGAAGAAAAAAGGCTTTTTATCCGGCTCCTTTCGGATTGAATATGCAAAGAGTGCCTTACTGCGGTCATGGAAGATGATTTTTGCTGGACTTCTGATTACGTTTCAAGTGCGCGTCGAGTTTTTCTTAATCAAGGAATTCTTGGGTTGGGATGATGTTGGGCAGTATGCTGCGGCACTAAAAATTTATGAAATTATTGATGTGGTGTGCGTGATTTTGGTTACCGTTCTAATGCCAAAGTTAGCATCCATCATGAATTCAGCCAATGAAATGGCTTATCGAAGACGCACCTATTTAATTGGCTTTTCGATATATGGCTTACTTATACCGGTGATGATTCTTTTGGTGATTATTTTT
This DNA window, taken from Polynucleobacter sp. HIN5, encodes the following:
- a CDS encoding flippase is translated as MHKRLLQSSFFLLADRGFRLVISFVLGVWIARFYGPEEFGQLNYVLATASIFGSLSSMGLDDIVPRDMAAFKQKGISRDDIEKTAFILRLIGGTAAYLLVLGLIFYESGASRLFLIACLLALYLPIQAGDVYEYRLRVEDEFSKIALSRSMAAILANLLKAVVLVFTLPIGYIAAAMTSEFLMTTTFFKLILKKKGFLSGSFRIEYAKSALLRSWKMIFAGLLITFQVRVEFFLIKEFLGWDDVGQYAAALKIYEIIDVVCVILVTVLMPKLASIMNSANEMAYRRRTYLIGFSIYGLLIPVMILLVIIFPYLYGPDYAAAAAVLPWLMLRPLFGMLGSIRNMFIVLEGNYWYPALSSACSLLVSALTGYLLIPTYGLYGAIGSSMLGLFTLTVLTDLVFYRKNSFAIATCFYEFAYFKNLILQGRRDQP